One Alicyclobacillus acidoterrestris DNA window includes the following coding sequences:
- a CDS encoding aminotransferase class I/II-fold pyridoxal phosphate-dependent enzyme, whose product MFKSTKIEYLPPNVFRRLEERKNKARQDGKYVIDCGTANPSGAPPAEVVRTLQKAVEVTENSHYAPSHGTREFREAIANWYRVRFDVEIDSESEVHTLLGSKEGLFNISLAYLGHRDVALIPDPSFPTYHDGAYMAGADIYRLPLRKENGYLPDLDSIPQFILKRSRILFLNYPHNPTGAMAPPEFIKEAIAFAKEHKMIICYDNAFSELTFDGKIAPSFLEYAGAKDVGIELFTFSKAFNMSGWRLAFAVGNRHLIGSLIECHAEAHTGMFPAIQLAGITALKDVWPTGFLAEQRKDYQRKRDYALHKFAQINWPVDKPAGAIYLWVPIPKRMTCEEFAEMLTKKYGLLVAPGIGFGDTGEGFIRMSMTCKYDDFERAVDYLCEAIQTLR is encoded by the coding sequence ATGTTTAAGTCAACGAAGATTGAATATTTACCACCGAATGTGTTTCGCCGGCTAGAGGAGCGAAAAAACAAAGCCAGGCAGGATGGAAAATACGTGATCGACTGTGGCACGGCCAATCCAAGTGGCGCACCTCCTGCAGAAGTGGTACGGACGCTGCAAAAGGCTGTCGAAGTTACCGAAAACAGCCACTATGCGCCAAGTCACGGAACCAGGGAATTTCGCGAAGCAATCGCAAACTGGTACCGAGTGCGGTTCGACGTTGAAATCGACTCAGAATCAGAAGTGCACACGCTGCTTGGCTCCAAAGAGGGGCTGTTTAATATCTCACTGGCCTATTTAGGGCATCGGGATGTGGCGCTGATTCCTGATCCATCATTCCCGACCTATCACGACGGTGCGTATATGGCGGGGGCTGATATTTATCGCTTGCCTTTGCGTAAGGAGAATGGGTACTTACCGGATTTGGATAGCATTCCGCAGTTTATATTGAAGCGCTCCCGAATTTTATTCTTAAACTATCCACACAATCCCACAGGTGCTATGGCGCCACCTGAGTTTATCAAGGAAGCTATCGCGTTCGCGAAAGAGCACAAGATGATCATTTGTTACGACAATGCGTTTTCCGAACTTACCTTTGACGGAAAAATAGCACCGAGTTTCCTTGAATATGCTGGTGCGAAAGACGTCGGAATTGAACTGTTTACTTTCTCCAAAGCGTTCAATATGTCTGGGTGGCGGCTCGCGTTTGCGGTGGGTAACCGCCATCTCATTGGGTCTCTCATCGAATGCCACGCGGAGGCGCATACCGGAATGTTCCCAGCAATCCAATTGGCGGGCATCACCGCGTTAAAGGATGTTTGGCCAACGGGTTTCTTGGCGGAGCAGCGAAAGGATTATCAGCGAAAAAGGGATTATGCATTGCATAAGTTTGCACAAATCAACTGGCCTGTGGATAAGCCGGCAGGCGCGATTTATTTGTGGGTACCTATCCCCAAACGCATGACGTGTGAGGAGTTTGCCGAAATGCTTACAAAAAAGTACGGCTTACTGGTTGCCCCAGGCATCGGCTTTGGAGATACAGGAGAAGGGTTTATCCGAATGTCCATGACCTGCAAGTATGATGACTTTGAGCGAGCTGTTGATTATTTGTGCGAAGCGATTCAGACGTTGAGGTGA
- a CDS encoding APC family permease — MQQRLNRTLGLIAIVAFGLTNEIASGLFFVSTQIQKTAPGVGSLVPLLMIVGGLITFITVIAYRYFFASGLIGAGGEYVMLSKSVSQPIGFVSTFLAWFGLTGSLGSLSYTAPTFLATAASSIGLQGAAQFLSSNIGILIGGLVIIWAFWLIHVRGVRLAGILAVIAMCIVLFVAILLMVVGFSTNQNTLASAVATHLHIPLNHILNASPAHHVSPGVAFGSALPVLFFGYLGLSTATQTGGEAVNAQHTLPRGVLFTVSVVTVVYTVFAFAIYHAVPWRIIGGLSSMNYTDYTTSSGLLQFVMPHWLSAVINVLVALIVIKTLLPIFLAQSRWVFAWSEDGILPSVFGRTHARYHTPVLALTISAIFGSISLIESIDLGYVFGVNLRVLSVMIVFFFMGVGMIVFPKRSPERYRQNRSKLASLRWLQVLLGVVLMLVSIWFIVSITISSWTDSLILQPFVQAAIVAVIAIVIYVVRPKNKVKKQHTMNH; from the coding sequence GTGCAGCAACGACTGAACAGGACACTGGGCTTGATTGCGATTGTCGCGTTCGGGTTGACCAATGAGATTGCATCCGGTTTGTTTTTTGTGTCGACGCAGATTCAAAAGACGGCACCAGGGGTCGGAAGCTTGGTACCTCTATTGATGATTGTCGGAGGACTGATTACGTTCATCACTGTGATAGCATATCGCTACTTCTTTGCTTCAGGGTTAATTGGTGCCGGTGGCGAATATGTCATGCTATCGAAATCTGTGAGTCAACCGATTGGCTTTGTTTCAACCTTTCTCGCGTGGTTTGGATTAACTGGGTCACTCGGATCTTTGTCCTACACCGCGCCGACATTTCTTGCGACGGCCGCCTCGTCCATCGGTCTGCAAGGAGCTGCCCAGTTTCTTTCGTCGAATATTGGCATTCTTATCGGGGGACTCGTCATTATTTGGGCCTTTTGGCTCATTCACGTTCGGGGTGTGCGTTTAGCGGGCATACTGGCCGTGATCGCCATGTGTATCGTCTTGTTTGTGGCTATCCTGTTAATGGTGGTCGGGTTCTCAACCAATCAAAACACGCTTGCATCCGCTGTAGCGACACACCTACATATTCCACTTAACCACATCCTGAATGCGTCACCCGCCCATCATGTAAGTCCCGGCGTAGCCTTTGGTTCCGCCCTTCCGGTACTCTTTTTTGGCTATCTTGGTTTATCGACAGCGACACAAACAGGTGGCGAGGCTGTGAATGCTCAACACACCTTGCCACGAGGGGTTCTGTTCACCGTAAGTGTCGTCACCGTAGTCTATACTGTATTTGCTTTCGCCATATACCACGCGGTTCCCTGGCGCATTATCGGTGGGCTATCCAGTATGAATTACACCGACTACACCACATCATCTGGCCTCTTGCAATTCGTTATGCCACATTGGTTGTCGGCGGTGATCAACGTGCTCGTCGCACTAATTGTCATCAAGACACTTCTCCCCATCTTTTTGGCCCAGTCCCGATGGGTATTTGCATGGAGCGAAGATGGTATTTTACCCAGTGTTTTCGGCAGGACGCATGCGCGCTACCATACCCCCGTCCTGGCGCTTACCATTAGCGCCATCTTCGGCAGTATCAGCCTGATAGAATCTATTGATCTCGGCTACGTCTTCGGCGTCAACTTACGCGTGCTCTCGGTGATGATTGTGTTCTTCTTTATGGGGGTTGGGATGATTGTCTTTCCAAAGAGGTCGCCAGAACGGTATCGTCAGAATCGCTCTAAGCTTGCTTCCCTTCGATGGTTACAGGTGCTTTTGGGCGTCGTTTTAATGCTGGTGTCTATCTGGTTTATCGTGTCCATCACCATCTCATCCTGGACCGATTCGTTGATTCTTCAACCATTTGTACAGGCCGCTATTGTAGCCGTCATCGCCATTGTGATTTACGTTGTCAGGCCAAAGAACAAAGTCAAAAAGCAACATACGATGAATCATTAA
- a CDS encoding TenA family transcriptional regulator: MFSQYSDVEAAINQVVEEEFLNGVFLSTLRDGGYTIPQIQYFAVQYSYYSRHFPRVLGAAISAMEPLDTWWVPLADNLWDEAGRGEEGKSHEQLYKSFLLSVYPDVHLDHRGVPTQPMSAAVRNAIDTFIEFFRGATPLEAMAAVGLGSEMFAGTVMGDIANGLRHPNYGAPNLLFWDVHADEHEPRHYQLCKDILVQFKEPKDLDVMFQVGSKIAKSEALMYAQLHEEMIQRA; this comes from the coding sequence GTGTTCAGTCAATACAGCGATGTCGAAGCAGCCATCAACCAGGTGGTTGAAGAGGAATTTTTAAACGGTGTGTTTCTCAGCACATTGAGAGACGGGGGCTACACCATTCCTCAAATTCAGTACTTTGCTGTTCAATATTCGTATTACAGCCGCCACTTCCCACGCGTTCTGGGTGCAGCTATCTCGGCCATGGAACCACTGGATACATGGTGGGTACCGCTCGCCGACAACCTCTGGGACGAGGCTGGACGCGGTGAAGAAGGCAAATCACACGAACAGTTGTACAAGAGTTTTCTCTTGTCCGTATATCCCGACGTCCATCTCGATCATCGTGGCGTTCCGACACAACCAATGTCTGCTGCAGTCCGCAACGCCATCGACACCTTCATCGAATTTTTCCGTGGTGCCACGCCGCTTGAAGCCATGGCGGCCGTAGGATTGGGATCCGAGATGTTTGCAGGTACTGTCATGGGGGACATCGCGAACGGACTCAGACATCCGAACTATGGTGCGCCCAACTTGTTATTCTGGGACGTGCATGCGGACGAGCACGAACCGCGGCACTATCAGTTGTGCAAAGATATACTCGTGCAGTTCAAAGAGCCAAAAGATCTCGATGTGATGTTCCAGGTCGGATCGAAAATTGCAAAGTCTGAAGCGCTGATGTATGCACAACTGCACGAGGAAATGATTCAACGCGCCTAA
- a CDS encoding organic hydroperoxide resistance protein, giving the protein MQNLYTATATVQGGGRNGHVTSSDGMLDLDVRMPKELGGAGGATNPEQLFAAGYAACFDSAVNLVARSKKIAVKDTSVTAHTTIGKEDDGTFALSVRLDVKIPGVSQETAQEIVEAAHQVCPYSKATRGNIEVQLNVL; this is encoded by the coding sequence ATGCAAAACTTATACACAGCGACAGCAACGGTTCAAGGTGGCGGACGAAACGGACACGTCACATCGTCTGATGGCATGTTGGATTTAGATGTTCGGATGCCCAAAGAACTAGGTGGCGCAGGCGGCGCGACCAATCCTGAGCAGTTGTTTGCGGCTGGTTATGCAGCTTGCTTCGACAGTGCGGTGAATCTCGTCGCGCGGAGCAAAAAAATTGCTGTCAAGGATACGTCAGTCACGGCTCATACGACCATTGGCAAAGAGGACGATGGCACCTTCGCGCTGTCTGTCCGTCTGGATGTCAAAATTCCAGGCGTATCACAAGAAACGGCTCAAGAGATTGTCGAGGCAGCTCACCAAGTTTGCCCCTACTCGAAAGCAACGCGTGGCAACATCGAAGTCCAATTGAATGTCCTGTAA
- a CDS encoding molybdopterin-dependent oxidoreductase: MNRDIHLVPNSYYPVENLEYPMVGDLTIITPNDLFYVRNHFEYPKVDLDNWALQIEGLVNRPLSFTYTDIKKERFAEWSFWVEVKKEQHLG; the protein is encoded by the coding sequence ATGAACCGTGATATTCACCTAGTTCCTAATTCCTACTACCCTGTAGAAAATCTTGAATACCCTATGGTCGGCGACCTAACTATTATTACGCCGAATGACTTGTTTTATGTACGGAACCATTTTGAATACCCTAAGGTTGATTTGGACAATTGGGCACTCCAAATTGAGGGCTTAGTCAATCGTCCACTAAGCTTTACCTATACGGATATTAAGAAAGAGCGTTTTGCAGAATGGTCGTTTTGGGTGGAGGTGAAAAAGGAACAACACCTAGGGTAA
- a CDS encoding MarR family winged helix-turn-helix transcriptional regulator has protein sequence MKKDDLLKLDNQLCFSVYALSREITKLYRPLLDELGVTYPQYLVLLVLWEEESSTVKHLGERLYLDSGTLTPMLKRMETAGLLRRDRDKEDERTVRISLTEKGQKLRANAYCIPESLLKRLGSDEQEVERLLATLRGMIQQVQQQIPN, from the coding sequence ATGAAGAAAGACGACTTGCTCAAGTTAGACAACCAACTTTGTTTCAGCGTCTATGCCTTGTCGCGGGAGATCACAAAGTTATATCGCCCGCTACTCGACGAATTGGGGGTGACGTACCCACAGTACTTGGTATTGCTGGTGTTATGGGAAGAGGAAAGTAGTACGGTCAAACACCTTGGCGAACGGCTCTACCTCGACTCTGGCACACTGACGCCAATGCTGAAGCGAATGGAAACCGCCGGTTTATTGCGACGGGATAGAGACAAGGAAGACGAGCGAACAGTGCGGATTTCGCTGACGGAAAAAGGGCAAAAGTTGCGAGCCAACGCCTATTGCATTCCGGAATCGCTCCTGAAACGTCTCGGTTCTGACGAACAAGAAGTTGAGCGCCTGCTGGCGACCCTTCGGGGAATGATTCAACAAGTCCAACAACAGATACCAAATTGA
- a CDS encoding methyl-accepting chemotaxis protein, which yields MKLGRRSLKLNLSFFTKNILFTSINIIAIGAALIISSYVIERNILTATLHKQITTVTDTWEKGVTANEVEQAMAEKSFNGPVNQKLQKYFNEISQYNPNIAQAYLFGTELKNGDETSIISAPTKLTKQLAQAKMNVGDMYQQPQNVVVAIQHMLQTRQPEFTSVYSDGFGTWETIVYPITDSSGHIFAYFGVDADASMLPQGLHKLLTNGIILLIIFLIIIIAVQYIVSRRTLAPIKDLVTGIREVSDGNLDIQIKTRNDDLGKVNEQFNEMISNIRNMLVKVKETSHSVTASAKELNQVNQQNSQIFEGIARHIQEVEANVKTQNESTFESARAMSEVASGIQLIAASASDVSEVAYQMDQKSHQGEEAIQNAVEQMKLATSEVEQTKDAIQLLEKYSNEIGTITSVIRSISEQTNLLALNAAIEAARAGENGRGFSVVAGEVRKLAEQSREASSQINDLIESTQSAVNVAVEAIEKGTKQVETGANMVEHTGKIFEEIMQSSRTVANQITNVSSAAEEISANTEEVTAAVTDLSTISERSSENVTNIADAVNAQKKSMDVLAESSSKLNEMAEALQAAIEKFVIQ from the coding sequence GTGAAGTTGGGGCGTAGGTCACTTAAATTGAATTTATCGTTCTTTACAAAAAATATACTATTTACAAGCATAAATATTATTGCGATTGGCGCCGCGTTAATCATCTCCAGTTACGTGATAGAGCGGAACATTCTCACCGCTACATTGCACAAACAAATTACCACGGTTACGGATACTTGGGAGAAGGGCGTCACGGCAAACGAAGTTGAACAAGCCATGGCTGAGAAGAGTTTTAATGGTCCGGTGAACCAAAAACTCCAGAAGTATTTTAATGAAATCTCTCAGTACAATCCGAATATCGCACAAGCATATTTGTTTGGTACAGAACTGAAAAATGGGGATGAAACCTCGATTATCTCCGCCCCGACCAAACTAACAAAGCAATTGGCTCAAGCGAAGATGAACGTCGGGGATATGTATCAACAGCCTCAAAACGTGGTCGTAGCCATTCAACACATGCTGCAGACGAGGCAGCCGGAATTTACTTCGGTATATAGCGACGGATTCGGCACATGGGAAACCATTGTTTATCCAATCACCGATTCATCAGGGCACATTTTCGCGTACTTTGGCGTTGATGCAGACGCCAGCATGTTGCCACAAGGGCTTCATAAGTTGCTCACGAATGGGATTATCTTATTGATTATCTTCTTGATCATCATTATTGCTGTCCAATATATCGTGTCTCGAAGGACGCTGGCTCCGATTAAGGATTTGGTGACAGGAATTCGCGAGGTCAGTGACGGGAACTTAGATATTCAAATTAAGACGCGAAATGACGACTTGGGCAAAGTGAACGAGCAGTTCAACGAAATGATTTCAAATATCAGGAACATGCTGGTAAAGGTGAAAGAAACGTCGCATTCTGTGACAGCTTCGGCGAAAGAATTAAATCAGGTGAACCAGCAAAACAGCCAGATATTTGAGGGGATTGCCCGTCACATTCAGGAAGTTGAGGCAAACGTCAAAACGCAAAATGAATCTACATTTGAGAGTGCGCGGGCAATGAGTGAAGTGGCTAGTGGGATTCAGTTGATTGCCGCTAGCGCGTCAGACGTGTCTGAAGTGGCTTATCAAATGGATCAGAAGTCGCATCAGGGTGAAGAGGCAATTCAGAATGCAGTGGAGCAAATGAAGCTCGCGACTTCAGAAGTTGAGCAAACCAAAGATGCAATTCAATTGTTAGAGAAGTACTCCAATGAAATTGGCACGATTACGAGTGTCATTCGGTCGATTTCCGAACAGACCAACTTGCTCGCGCTCAATGCGGCGATTGAAGCGGCGAGGGCAGGGGAGAACGGGCGAGGGTTCTCGGTTGTTGCAGGTGAGGTACGCAAACTGGCAGAACAGTCTCGTGAAGCGTCCAGTCAGATAAATGATCTCATTGAATCCACGCAAAGCGCGGTGAACGTGGCCGTTGAAGCCATTGAGAAGGGGACGAAGCAAGTAGAGACCGGTGCGAATATGGTCGAACACACTGGCAAGATATTTGAAGAGATTATGCAGTCTTCGCGCACTGTAGCCAATCAGATTACGAATGTGTCCAGTGCGGCCGAGGAAATTTCGGCGAACACGGAAGAAGTGACGGCGGCGGTGACCGACCTGTCCACTATCTCCGAACGTTCGTCGGAAAATGTGACAAATATCGCGGATGCGGTGAACGCACAAAAGAAATCGATGGATGTTCTGGCGGAATCGTCGAGCAAGTTGAATGAAATGGCGGAAGCGCTACAGGCAGCGATTGAGAAATTCGTGATTCAATAA
- a CDS encoding non-ribosomal peptide synthetase family protein translates to MNHAQSGTSMKLHTDYPLQTRTYRHTQAPFVTLGVPVSRISHPDEFFVSVYLTWLHRMTNETEVHTIAHVSGGLKKVAIDFEAVSSFRELCDKVRTQLSAEVCATDAEMETVVCVNREIDSERPLMSWNLVQSDEAYVLRVSYDESLYKSSTMDDFIGYFIRILDEVSENPTVAPDDFDIVSETDKRLYLALNETDGPYPTDKTIHAMIEQAAKMYPTHVALEFNGVQLTYQSLDEQANQLANLLCAKGVQKGTFVAIVLGRSIEMIISLLAILKAGGVYVPIDPAHPEDRNVYILQDTAAPFVVTNEEFRPYVNRLRADLPTLQDVVMIRQDEVYFPTAKPEVSVSPSDLAYVIYTSGSTGRPKGALLKHAGAVNLGVAFQQLFSVTPSDVVTQFSTFSFDAAVWDTFGALFWGAKLYLLSFEERLSSEAFLQALSRTKTTIVPSIPTVFFNQLAQYDGLADCDLSKLRHLNVAGDAMYGENVRRFQKRFPKNVVVGNLYGPTEATVCTTAFKITDELPADLVHVPIGKPIMNYQVQIVNRKNRLCPPYVPGELLISTVGLSVGYLNQPEITQRSFIEHPFEAGKVAYRSGDIVRLLRNGNIEYVERKDSQVKIRGYRVEIGEIEDKLASLEDMQDIAVVARKDTTNEKILVAFYSTKSGHSISTQDMKEFLAARVPSYFIPTHFVHLQELPISPTGKIDRKSLAVVDYTPQSTVTGEVVLPATETEQLIASAWQATLGLHAIGVDENFFEIGGTSLKIIDVLVKLKPRFPGVRIVDFYECPTIRTLAERIEGLADEHVAPVRTIKEGTMKQGSTPIALEELPTAFGIDTETELPGLRDVFITGATGYLGAHLVHDLLSGSDATVHCLVRGTTNQTGLERLLETLALYFGEDFAKQQSDRLYVYEGNLQAPRLGLEENQWIFLTNTLDAIVHCAADVRHFGDRQHFEKTNVEGTKHVLELARSTPGVRFHHISTVGIPEELALSGQWASIASTGQFPSGLHVENVYTDSKLQAEMLVYDAAETGLQATIYRIGNLVCHSETGRFQRNIDSNAFYRMLKAMLLLERAPLVDWHVDITPVDYASGVILKLMQDSRTSGKVFHVCNPTPIHYTAMIDMIRACGYHIELMDNAAYVNWVLNQTDDRYQDAIQFAITQLEGDGAIDSPYIFDCKNVEGLVDKAQLNRTAVTQAFFEKLLGYAAEIGYFPTSQQTTSQTR, encoded by the coding sequence GTGAACCATGCACAGAGTGGAACCTCGATGAAATTACATACAGACTATCCGCTACAGACGAGGACATATCGGCACACTCAGGCCCCTTTTGTGACGCTTGGTGTCCCTGTCTCGCGAATCTCCCATCCCGATGAATTTTTTGTGAGTGTGTACTTGACGTGGTTGCATCGAATGACGAACGAAACAGAAGTTCACACGATTGCACATGTATCGGGCGGGTTAAAAAAGGTTGCGATAGACTTTGAGGCTGTCTCTTCCTTCCGCGAACTCTGCGATAAGGTACGCACTCAATTGTCCGCAGAAGTGTGCGCGACGGACGCTGAGATGGAGACTGTGGTCTGTGTCAATCGTGAGATAGATTCCGAACGGCCGTTGATGAGTTGGAATCTCGTTCAGTCAGACGAGGCGTATGTATTACGTGTATCGTATGACGAGTCTCTGTACAAATCGTCGACGATGGATGACTTCATTGGGTATTTCATCCGAATTCTCGATGAAGTCTCGGAAAACCCCACGGTTGCGCCGGATGATTTCGATATTGTCTCAGAGACCGACAAACGGCTGTATTTGGCGTTAAATGAAACCGATGGACCTTATCCGACGGACAAGACGATTCACGCGATGATTGAACAGGCTGCCAAGATGTACCCGACCCATGTAGCGCTGGAGTTTAACGGGGTTCAGCTGACCTATCAGTCGTTGGATGAACAGGCGAACCAATTGGCGAACCTGTTGTGTGCGAAGGGTGTCCAAAAAGGGACTTTTGTCGCGATTGTACTTGGAAGAAGTATTGAGATGATTATCAGTCTGTTGGCTATCCTGAAGGCGGGTGGCGTGTATGTGCCCATCGATCCGGCACATCCAGAGGACAGAAACGTCTACATCCTTCAAGATACGGCCGCGCCCTTTGTGGTGACGAACGAGGAATTCCGTCCGTACGTCAATCGGCTTCGTGCGGATTTGCCAACGCTTCAAGATGTTGTGATGATTCGACAGGACGAAGTTTACTTCCCCACTGCAAAGCCAGAGGTGTCGGTATCGCCGAGTGATTTGGCGTATGTGATTTATACGTCGGGATCGACCGGAAGGCCCAAAGGCGCTCTGCTCAAACACGCAGGTGCCGTGAACCTTGGCGTGGCATTTCAGCAACTCTTTTCCGTGACACCATCGGATGTGGTGACACAATTCTCCACCTTTAGCTTTGACGCAGCGGTGTGGGATACATTTGGCGCGCTCTTTTGGGGGGCCAAGCTGTACCTTCTCTCGTTTGAAGAGCGTCTGTCGTCAGAGGCGTTTCTACAAGCGCTCAGCCGGACGAAGACGACAATTGTACCGAGCATACCGACTGTGTTCTTCAATCAACTGGCACAGTATGACGGTTTGGCCGATTGCGACTTGTCTAAACTTCGGCACCTGAATGTCGCCGGAGACGCGATGTACGGCGAGAATGTACGGCGTTTTCAAAAGCGATTCCCCAAAAACGTTGTGGTTGGAAACCTATATGGGCCGACGGAAGCGACTGTATGTACCACAGCCTTTAAGATTACCGATGAGCTACCTGCCGACCTGGTTCACGTGCCGATTGGCAAGCCTATCATGAATTATCAGGTTCAGATTGTGAACCGCAAAAACAGACTGTGTCCGCCGTATGTTCCAGGTGAACTGCTAATATCGACGGTGGGGCTATCGGTCGGCTATCTGAACCAACCTGAAATCACTCAGCGCAGCTTTATCGAACACCCATTTGAGGCGGGGAAAGTCGCATATCGATCCGGCGACATCGTACGGCTGTTGCGCAACGGGAACATCGAGTATGTGGAAAGAAAGGACTCCCAAGTTAAAATTCGTGGGTATCGCGTAGAAATCGGGGAAATTGAAGATAAGCTCGCGAGCCTTGAGGATATGCAGGATATCGCAGTGGTGGCGCGCAAGGACACGACCAATGAAAAAATCCTCGTCGCCTTTTATTCGACGAAATCGGGTCATTCGATCTCGACGCAAGACATGAAAGAATTCTTAGCCGCGAGAGTGCCGAGTTACTTTATCCCGACGCACTTTGTGCACTTGCAGGAACTCCCGATTTCTCCGACGGGGAAGATTGACCGCAAGTCGCTTGCCGTGGTGGACTATACGCCACAATCGACGGTGACGGGGGAAGTGGTCTTGCCGGCGACAGAGACAGAACAATTGATCGCTAGCGCTTGGCAAGCGACATTGGGGCTCCACGCTATCGGCGTAGATGAAAACTTCTTTGAGATTGGTGGCACTTCCTTAAAAATTATCGATGTCCTGGTGAAGTTGAAACCTAGATTTCCAGGGGTCAGGATTGTCGACTTTTATGAGTGCCCAACCATTCGTACGTTGGCAGAGCGCATAGAGGGTCTCGCAGACGAACACGTTGCACCCGTACGTACTATCAAGGAAGGTACCATGAAGCAAGGCTCTACCCCGATTGCGCTTGAAGAACTGCCGACGGCTTTCGGGATCGACACCGAAACCGAATTGCCTGGGCTGCGCGACGTATTTATCACCGGTGCGACCGGCTACTTAGGGGCGCATTTGGTGCATGATTTGCTATCGGGATCGGATGCGACAGTCCATTGCCTTGTCCGAGGTACGACGAATCAAACAGGGTTAGAACGACTGCTGGAAACGCTCGCCCTTTACTTCGGGGAAGACTTTGCGAAGCAGCAAAGCGACAGGCTCTATGTGTATGAGGGGAACCTGCAGGCGCCAAGGCTGGGACTTGAGGAAAACCAATGGATATTCCTCACGAATACGCTGGACGCGATTGTTCACTGTGCTGCAGACGTGCGGCATTTTGGCGATAGACAGCATTTCGAGAAGACAAACGTCGAGGGGACCAAACATGTTTTAGAACTCGCGCGATCCACACCAGGCGTCCGATTCCACCATATCTCTACGGTGGGCATTCCGGAGGAGTTAGCACTGAGTGGACAATGGGCGTCCATTGCTAGCACGGGGCAATTTCCGAGCGGTTTGCACGTGGAAAATGTCTATACCGACTCGAAACTTCAGGCCGAAATGTTGGTTTACGATGCGGCGGAGACGGGATTGCAGGCGACTATCTACCGTATCGGGAACTTGGTCTGTCACTCGGAGACCGGACGATTTCAGAGAAACATCGACAGCAATGCGTTCTATCGCATGCTGAAGGCGATGTTACTCTTGGAGCGGGCGCCCCTCGTGGACTGGCACGTGGACATTACGCCAGTCGATTATGCAAGTGGGGTTATCTTGAAGCTGATGCAGGACAGTCGCACGTCAGGCAAAGTGTTTCACGTGTGTAATCCGACGCCGATTCACTACACCGCGATGATAGACATGATACGGGCGTGTGGCTACCATATTGAGTTGATGGACAATGCCGCGTATGTCAATTGGGTTTTGAATCAAACGGACGATCGCTATCAGGACGCGATTCAATTTGCTATCACACAGTTAGAAGGCGATGGGGCGATTGACTCTCCATACATCTTCGACTGTAAAAACGTCGAGGGACTGGTCGATAAGGCCCAGCTGAATCGAACGGCGGTCACGCAAGCGTTCTTTGAAAAACTGCTGGGTTACGCAGCTGAAATAGGCTACTTCCCGACGTCGCAACAAACAACTTCTCAAACGAGATAA